The following coding sequences are from one Veillonella rodentium window:
- a CDS encoding ABC transporter substrate-binding protein, whose protein sequence is MKKSWKKALITGLSIVMMGSFIAGCGADNKGAENKDTLKVAVTNFASTLEPTENFFAWVVMRYGVGETLTKFDEQMKPQPWIASKWEVSDDKKTWTFTINDKVKFSNGKKVDAAAVKASIERAFEKSNRAKTFFKYDSIEANGQQLIIKTDKEYPNMPGLLADPLFLIVDVQSEKDGRNFAKEGPIGTGPYVVKSFTKERAEMVANENYWDGEVPFKTVEIPSIDDPNTRAMSLQSGDVDMAVNIGPGEIGLFQGNDKFKVDEIASLRVVLARINQRGILGDDKVRAAVISATDRKNYADVLLKGTFIPGSAPIPPSMDYGFNDLKDPNAYNVERAKQLLAEDGWKDTDGDGVLDKDGKPLTFNFVVYNSRAELPLYAEAVQADLKKVGIDMKIKTVDYNLIDKMGQDGDYDMLISNIVTANTGDPIWFLANYWHTNINGSNPQNGSGYSNPEVDQLLDAAETEFDPAKRRDYAIKIQQLLMNDGAALFLGYPKTNIVTGSYLKGAVMYPSDYYWITNKITK, encoded by the coding sequence ATGAAAAAATCTTGGAAAAAGGCCCTCATAACAGGCCTTAGCATTGTGATGATGGGTTCCTTCATTGCCGGTTGCGGTGCTGATAATAAAGGCGCCGAGAACAAGGATACGTTGAAAGTAGCCGTTACAAACTTCGCATCCACATTGGAACCGACTGAAAACTTCTTCGCATGGGTTGTTATGCGTTACGGTGTGGGCGAAACGTTGACGAAATTCGACGAACAAATGAAGCCGCAGCCATGGATTGCCTCCAAATGGGAAGTATCTGACGATAAGAAAACCTGGACTTTCACAATCAATGACAAGGTAAAATTCTCTAACGGCAAAAAGGTTGATGCGGCCGCTGTAAAAGCATCCATTGAACGCGCTTTTGAAAAATCCAACCGCGCTAAAACATTCTTCAAGTATGATTCCATTGAAGCGAACGGTCAACAATTGATCATCAAGACGGATAAGGAATATCCTAACATGCCCGGCCTTTTGGCGGATCCATTGTTCCTCATCGTCGATGTACAGTCTGAAAAGGACGGCCGTAACTTTGCTAAAGAAGGTCCAATCGGTACCGGTCCATACGTAGTGAAATCTTTCACGAAGGAACGCGCTGAAATGGTGGCAAACGAAAATTACTGGGATGGTGAAGTACCGTTCAAGACTGTAGAAATCCCATCCATCGATGATCCGAATACGCGCGCTATGAGCTTGCAGTCCGGTGATGTGGACATGGCTGTTAACATCGGCCCCGGCGAAATCGGTTTGTTCCAAGGCAACGATAAGTTTAAGGTAGATGAAATCGCATCTCTTCGCGTAGTATTGGCGCGTATTAATCAACGTGGTATCCTTGGTGATGACAAGGTTCGTGCTGCTGTTATTTCCGCAACGGACCGCAAAAACTATGCGGATGTATTGTTAAAAGGAACATTTATTCCGGGTTCCGCTCCAATTCCACCATCCATGGATTACGGTTTCAATGATTTGAAAGACCCTAATGCATATAATGTGGAACGGGCAAAACAATTATTAGCGGAAGACGGCTGGAAAGATACTGACGGTGACGGTGTCCTTGATAAAGACGGTAAACCGTTGACATTCAACTTTGTTGTATATAACTCTCGTGCTGAGTTGCCACTTTATGCGGAAGCTGTACAAGCGGACCTCAAAAAAGTGGGGATCGATATGAAAATCAAGACTGTTGACTATAACTTGATCGATAAAATGGGTCAAGACGGCGATTATGATATGCTTATTTCCAATATCGTAACGGCGAATACGGGCGACCCGATCTGGTTCTTGGCGAACTACTGGCATACCAATATCAATGGTTCCAATCCTCAAAATGGTTCCGGTTATTCCAATCCAGAGGTTGATCAATTGTTAGATGCGGCAGAAACCGAATTTGACCCTGCTAAACGTCGTGATTATGCTATTAAAATCCAACAATTGTTGATGAATGACGGTGCGGCATTGTTCTTGGGGTATCCAAAAACTAATATCGTAACCGGTTCTTACTTGAAAGGTGCTGTTATGTACCCAAGTGATTACTACTGGATTACAAATAAAATTACGAAATAA
- a CDS encoding ABC transporter ATP-binding protein has protein sequence MAENVLTVENLSIAYQGVPAVMDVNFTLERGKVLTIVGESGSGKTTVIRALMGLLPVGGEVTDGTMVFNGHDLRILSKSEWRSIRGKDMAMIFQDSGSALDPIVRIGKQFRELFKAHIDITDDECDRRAIELLASVSLPDGGDMLKRYPHELSGGQRQRVGIAMALALDPVLLIGDEPTSALDVTTQSQVVMQMLELSKKHNSAIVMVTHNLGVAAYMSDYILVMKKGRVVDAGTPQDILENPSNEYTKQLKDAVPTLGGGRYID, from the coding sequence ATGGCAGAAAACGTACTTACTGTAGAAAACCTTAGCATCGCGTATCAAGGTGTGCCTGCTGTTATGGATGTAAACTTTACCTTGGAACGCGGCAAGGTGTTAACCATCGTAGGGGAATCCGGATCCGGTAAGACTACCGTGATTCGGGCCCTTATGGGATTGTTGCCGGTGGGCGGAGAAGTGACGGACGGAACGATGGTGTTTAACGGTCATGATCTTCGCATCCTATCCAAATCAGAATGGCGGTCTATACGCGGTAAAGATATGGCCATGATATTTCAGGACAGCGGTAGCGCATTGGATCCTATCGTGCGTATTGGAAAGCAGTTTCGTGAGCTGTTTAAAGCGCATATAGATATTACTGATGATGAATGCGACCGGCGCGCTATTGAGTTGTTAGCGTCCGTATCTTTGCCTGACGGGGGGGATATGTTGAAACGTTACCCTCATGAGTTATCCGGCGGTCAACGTCAACGCGTGGGAATCGCTATGGCTCTGGCGTTGGATCCGGTACTTCTCATCGGTGATGAACCTACATCGGCGCTTGATGTGACGACACAATCTCAGGTGGTAATGCAAATGCTTGAGCTTTCAAAAAAACATAATTCGGCAATCGTCATGGTAACGCATAACCTCGGTGTAGCCGCGTATATGTCTGATTATATCCTCGTTATGAAAAAAGGCCGTGTCGTCGATGCGGGAACGCCACAGGATATCCTGGAAAACCCATCCAATGAATACACGAAACAGTTGAAGGATGCGGTACCGACATTGGGAGGAGGCCGTTACATTGACTGA
- the nikB gene encoding nickel ABC transporter permease, whose product MGKRIAKQLGQFIVTLFGITFLTFCLTYLAPGDPVTMLLETADTIVSQETIDETRAQLGLDKPFLVQYANWVVNAAHGDLGMSYSSKKPVVDRMLEALPGTVALAGTALVFTLLYALPAGIVSALNRNKWIDYLLRFASFVGISMPTFWLGLVLIYIFGLKLGLVPIASSRVTATGVILPAITLAVVVGSKYMRQVRLVILEEMQKDYVIGARARGVSEVKILFGHILPNALLPLITILGVLIGWLLGGVAVVEMVFSWPGLGNMAIYAITMRDYPLIEGFVLWVALAYMCINALVDASYILLDPRLKRERA is encoded by the coding sequence ATGGGCAAACGCATTGCCAAACAGCTCGGTCAGTTTATTGTGACCTTGTTTGGCATTACATTCTTGACATTTTGTCTAACCTATTTAGCCCCCGGTGATCCGGTAACGATGTTATTGGAAACGGCGGATACGATTGTATCTCAGGAAACGATTGATGAAACGCGAGCACAGTTGGGGCTCGATAAGCCGTTTCTGGTGCAGTATGCGAATTGGGTTGTCAATGCGGCGCACGGCGATTTGGGGATGAGTTATTCCTCTAAAAAACCGGTGGTGGATCGCATGCTGGAGGCTTTGCCGGGGACGGTAGCCCTCGCGGGAACAGCCTTAGTATTTACATTGCTGTATGCACTGCCGGCAGGGATTGTGAGTGCTCTTAATCGGAATAAATGGATAGACTATCTGCTCAGATTTGCTTCCTTTGTAGGTATCTCTATGCCGACATTCTGGTTGGGCCTAGTGTTAATCTACATTTTTGGTCTTAAGTTAGGTCTGGTTCCGATCGCATCGTCCCGTGTAACGGCAACGGGGGTCATTCTCCCGGCAATTACATTGGCCGTAGTGGTAGGTTCCAAGTACATGAGGCAAGTACGTCTTGTCATCCTGGAGGAAATGCAGAAGGATTACGTCATCGGAGCTCGTGCTCGTGGTGTCAGCGAAGTTAAAATTTTATTCGGTCATATCTTGCCGAATGCATTGCTTCCGTTGATTACCATCTTAGGCGTGCTTATCGGATGGCTTTTAGGCGGTGTAGCCGTAGTGGAAATGGTATTTTCCTGGCCTGGCCTCGGGAATATGGCGATTTATGCCATCACCATGCGCGATTATCCGCTGATTGAAGGCTTTGTGTTGTGGGTTGCATTAGCTTATATGTGCATCAACGCTTTAGTAGATGCATCGTATATCCTATTGGATCCTAGATTGAAACGGGAGAGAGCATAA
- the nikC gene encoding nickel transporter permease, with product MTEFIQKHKLFSFYSMLMLIVVFIAIFAPWLAPGDAFTSNMSQALQAPSAQYWFGTDKLGRDVLSRIIYGTQLSLFMGVSIVVIMVTIGTVIGAVAGYFGGKIEIVLMRMADIMLSFPGVVLAIAIAGILGGSIVNTILALSVVGWAKYARIVRSLTLKVRGEEYVTAAVMMGASTGTILRRHIIPNILPLVVTTGALDIGAIMIEVAGLSFLGFGAQPPTPEWGLMLNEGRQYLQTSPWLMVFPGMSILLVVAIFNLWSDSLRDVVDPKNQG from the coding sequence ATGACAGAATTTATTCAAAAACATAAATTGTTCTCTTTCTACAGTATGCTGATGCTTATTGTCGTGTTCATCGCTATCTTTGCACCATGGCTTGCACCGGGCGATGCTTTCACATCGAATATGAGTCAGGCCCTGCAGGCGCCGAGTGCGCAGTACTGGTTCGGCACGGATAAGCTGGGCCGTGACGTATTGTCCCGTATCATTTACGGTACGCAGTTGTCTCTCTTCATGGGCGTGTCTATCGTTGTTATCATGGTGACAATCGGTACCGTTATAGGAGCGGTGGCAGGCTATTTCGGCGGAAAAATCGAAATCGTCCTCATGCGTATGGCGGATATCATGTTATCCTTCCCTGGTGTTGTATTGGCGATTGCTATCGCCGGTATTTTGGGCGGTAGTATTGTAAACACCATTCTCGCTTTGTCCGTCGTAGGCTGGGCGAAATATGCGCGTATCGTGCGTTCTCTTACGCTGAAAGTACGCGGTGAGGAATATGTAACGGCGGCGGTTATGATGGGGGCCTCTACGGGAACCATTCTCAGACGTCATATCATTCCGAATATATTACCACTTGTCGTAACGACCGGTGCTCTCGATATCGGTGCTATCATGATTGAGGTTGCGGGGTTATCCTTCCTCGGTTTCGGTGCGCAGCCGCCGACTCCGGAATGGGGCCTTATGCTCAATGAGGGGCGTCAATATTTACAGACGAGCCCATGGCTTATGGTGTTTCCGGGGATGTCCATTTTGCTCGTCGTAGCTATCTTCAATCTCTGGTCCGACTCGCTACGTGACGTAGTGGATCCTAAGAATCAGGGATAA
- a CDS encoding sulfurtransferase, which translates to MSNFITPKELLSCLDEVIILDARGYQNYKQGHIKGAYAVDLDKDLTGPLSEHGGRHPLPDMDQLAHTLESYGITRESKVVIYDSWLFLAGRLWWTLRYMGLKDVRVLSGGVERWIKEGHTLTKEPTPLPDKPSVFNYELQTHMVMSRDEVLKASESGDHVIIDARAPHRYDGSEIDTMDGMTGHIPGAVNHFYESGYTSDGPKSVKELEAEFYNELYQSRPLVTYCGSGVTACNALMAMSEIGLESALYVGSSSDWVTYDGFPLNTGIETLQQS; encoded by the coding sequence ATGTCTAATTTTATCACTCCTAAAGAATTGTTAAGTTGCCTAGATGAAGTCATCATTCTCGATGCTCGCGGGTATCAAAATTATAAGCAGGGTCACATCAAGGGGGCTTATGCCGTCGACTTGGACAAGGATTTGACAGGACCGCTCAGTGAGCATGGCGGTCGTCATCCGTTGCCCGATATGGATCAGCTGGCGCATACTCTTGAATCATACGGAATAACACGCGAATCGAAGGTTGTCATTTATGATTCCTGGTTGTTCCTGGCCGGTCGTTTGTGGTGGACGTTGCGGTACATGGGGCTCAAGGATGTGCGTGTCTTATCCGGCGGCGTTGAACGCTGGATTAAGGAAGGTCATACTTTAACGAAGGAACCGACACCGTTGCCGGACAAACCGTCAGTGTTCAACTATGAATTGCAGACTCACATGGTGATGAGTCGCGATGAGGTTCTCAAGGCCAGTGAAAGCGGGGATCATGTCATCATCGATGCTCGTGCGCCGCACCGATATGACGGCTCTGAAATAGATACCATGGACGGTATGACCGGGCATATTCCGGGGGCCGTGAATCATTTTTATGAAAGCGGCTATACCTCTGACGGTCCTAAATCTGTAAAAGAGTTGGAGGCCGAGTTTTATAACGAGTTATACCAAAGTCGTCCGCTTGTGACGTATTGCGGATCCGGTGTTACCGCTTGTAATGCCTTGATGGCGATGAGTGAAATCGGGCTTGAATCCGCTTTATATGTAGGTAGTTCCAGCGACTGGGTGACCTATGACGGATTTC
- a CDS encoding ABC transporter ATP-binding protein produces the protein MTDYAIELKHVCKRFPLPTGGELEACKDINITLEKGQSMGIVGESGSGKTTLVRMIMKMLPITEGEIYVDGVEIQHMNREQTKQYRQKIQMVFQDPSAAFNPRMKVKDIILEPLYNFGLLEKGQEEQIAGDYLEMVDLPREFMYRYPHEMSGGQRQRVAIARAIVLEPEILVLDEATSALDVSVQDSIAYLLARLQKKKNLTYLFIAHDIAFIRTMCHKVVVMYKGTIVEELDAFHLADAKHPYTKVLLSSIFEIGQDHKPLTMDSVAE, from the coding sequence TTGACTGATTATGCAATAGAATTAAAACATGTATGTAAGCGCTTTCCTTTGCCGACCGGCGGCGAGCTCGAGGCGTGTAAAGATATCAATATCACGCTCGAAAAAGGTCAGTCCATGGGCATTGTAGGGGAATCCGGCTCCGGTAAAACTACGTTGGTGCGCATGATCATGAAGATGCTTCCTATTACGGAAGGCGAAATTTATGTGGACGGTGTTGAAATTCAGCATATGAATCGGGAGCAGACGAAACAATATCGTCAAAAGATTCAAATGGTATTTCAGGATCCGTCAGCAGCGTTTAATCCGCGCATGAAAGTAAAGGACATTATTCTGGAGCCTCTGTATAACTTCGGTCTGCTTGAAAAGGGACAAGAGGAACAGATTGCCGGTGATTACCTGGAAATGGTAGATTTACCGCGTGAGTTTATGTATCGCTATCCTCATGAAATGTCCGGCGGTCAGCGTCAACGCGTAGCGATTGCCCGTGCTATCGTATTGGAGCCGGAAATTCTCGTTCTCGATGAAGCGACAAGTGCCCTTGACGTATCCGTACAGGATTCCATCGCGTATCTGTTAGCGCGATTGCAGAAAAAGAAAAACCTGACATATCTATTTATCGCCCATGATATTGCCTTCATCCGTACTATGTGTCACAAGGTTGTAGTCATGTATAAAGGTACTATCGTGGAGGAACTGGATGCGTTCCATCTGGCTGATGCGAAACATCCGTATACGAAGGTGTTGTTGAGCTCCATTTTTGAAATCGGACAGGACCATAAACCGTTGACGATGGATAGCGTAGCAGAATAA
- a CDS encoding DUF3829 domain-containing protein has protein sequence MKKGYIKLIAAVVLGIAIIGGGIYGVYTLLSSNTATILYRSTVEDKINALRPYINALDAYNSYSVAYESQLQPTLEELRNGTHNTTVTLPKYKDLKQALEEAKQESPTAYEDVNQATNDVLALLDQIIPIADQLQVYYVARTYEKDNYKGSDELAAQYVPLAEQFNAAYNALDLALDNRNNQLYKERMGEFQEEKRENAVNFIELNLITAQTINLIDPDGNTDTQKVESNLQQITQRINKLQPGSTPSTQAAVKAYQDSTKEFVAEARNYIIINSSYGEAYTQLFIKYNKMVSKANSVNMNDLDITEKARNEE, from the coding sequence TTGAAAAAAGGTTACATCAAACTAATTGCAGCCGTTGTACTCGGCATTGCTATTATTGGTGGCGGAATCTACGGGGTATATACCCTCTTATCATCCAATACAGCGACAATTTTATATCGCTCTACCGTAGAGGACAAAATCAACGCGCTTCGACCTTATATCAATGCATTGGATGCGTATAATTCTTACAGCGTAGCCTACGAGAGCCAATTACAGCCAACCCTTGAAGAACTTCGAAACGGTACACACAACACAACGGTTACCTTACCGAAATATAAGGACTTAAAACAAGCTTTAGAAGAAGCAAAGCAGGAAAGTCCTACCGCCTACGAGGATGTAAATCAGGCAACAAATGACGTGCTTGCCCTTTTAGATCAAATCATTCCGATTGCGGACCAACTGCAAGTCTATTACGTAGCGAGAACCTACGAAAAAGATAATTACAAGGGCAGCGATGAATTAGCCGCTCAATACGTACCGTTGGCGGAACAGTTTAATGCCGCTTACAATGCATTAGATCTCGCTTTGGATAATCGTAACAATCAACTCTACAAGGAACGTATGGGTGAATTCCAAGAGGAAAAACGGGAAAATGCGGTAAACTTTATCGAACTCAACCTTATCACAGCACAGACGATCAACCTTATCGACCCGGACGGAAACACCGACACACAAAAGGTCGAATCCAACTTACAACAGATTACACAACGCATCAATAAATTACAACCAGGCTCAACGCCGAGCACACAGGCCGCTGTGAAAGCATATCAGGATTCCACAAAGGAATTCGTTGCGGAGGCACGGAACTACATCATTATCAATTCATCTTACGGCGAAGCATACACCCAGTTGTTTATAAAATATAACAAGATGGTGAGCAAAGCCAACTCCGTTAACATGAATGATCTTGATATAACCGAAAAAGCAAGAAATGAAGAATAA
- a CDS encoding ABC transporter substrate-binding protein: MKGFSKALLIGAALGIMVLGTTGCMNQSESGSGDVLKVGTIGFASTLEPTADYFSWVVVRYGIGETLVKFDDSMQVKPWLATSWKQGDDKLTWTFNINDKVKFSNGNRLTAEAVKASLERTFKKSNRAKTFFNYTEITAKGQELTIKTDKPYYNLPNLLGDPLFLIIDVTAEEQGRDISKDGPIATGPYEVESFTKERAVLKRNENYWDGKAGFSRVEVPAINDANTRAMALQSGDVDMAVNIGPGEYETFKNDKNFTVYETASLRDLMVRMSQKGVLKSANLRSALISAAPREEYAKTLMKGTFTPGKAPLPPSVDYGFNQLRDPNAYNVECAKKLLARDGYRDTNGDGIVDKDGENLVLTLYTYASRPELPLYAEALQADYKKIGIDVQIKIMDYTVVDSIAQSGDYDMILSSIVTSNTGQPVWFLKQYWGTGSENNGTGFSNARFDELLALAESSDDPTVRRNAVINAQQLMLDNSVALFLAYPNINVVGNNKIDGIAISPAEYYIITKDLKRK, encoded by the coding sequence ATGAAAGGATTTAGTAAGGCTTTATTGATAGGTGCTGCATTGGGTATCATGGTGCTTGGTACCACGGGTTGTATGAATCAGTCGGAGTCGGGCTCCGGTGATGTCCTTAAAGTGGGCACTATCGGGTTTGCCAGCACATTAGAGCCGACGGCGGATTATTTCAGCTGGGTGGTGGTTCGCTACGGTATCGGTGAAACACTCGTTAAGTTTGATGATTCCATGCAGGTGAAACCGTGGCTTGCAACATCATGGAAACAGGGGGATGATAAACTGACCTGGACTTTCAACATCAATGACAAGGTGAAATTCTCTAACGGCAATCGATTGACGGCTGAGGCGGTGAAAGCATCGCTGGAGCGAACTTTTAAAAAGAGTAATCGCGCTAAAACTTTTTTTAATTACACGGAGATAACTGCAAAGGGGCAGGAGCTCACGATTAAGACGGACAAGCCCTATTATAATTTGCCTAATTTGTTAGGAGATCCTCTATTCCTCATTATCGATGTGACCGCAGAGGAACAGGGGCGTGATATCAGCAAGGACGGTCCGATAGCGACAGGTCCCTATGAAGTGGAATCGTTTACGAAGGAACGGGCGGTACTTAAACGTAACGAAAATTACTGGGATGGCAAGGCCGGATTCAGTAGAGTAGAGGTTCCTGCCATCAATGATGCGAATACGCGCGCGATGGCGTTACAGTCCGGCGATGTGGACATGGCCGTCAATATCGGTCCCGGCGAATACGAGACCTTTAAGAATGACAAGAATTTTACGGTCTATGAAACCGCATCATTGCGAGATTTGATGGTGCGTATGAGCCAAAAAGGTGTGTTGAAGAGTGCCAATCTTCGCAGCGCTCTTATCAGTGCAGCCCCTCGTGAGGAATATGCGAAAACCCTTATGAAGGGGACTTTCACACCCGGGAAAGCACCGTTGCCGCCATCGGTGGACTATGGATTTAATCAGTTGCGCGATCCGAATGCATATAATGTGGAATGTGCGAAGAAATTGTTGGCTCGCGACGGGTATCGTGATACGAATGGGGACGGTATCGTCGATAAAGACGGGGAGAACCTCGTATTGACGCTTTATACCTATGCATCCCGTCCTGAATTGCCTCTATATGCGGAGGCGTTGCAGGCGGATTACAAGAAAATCGGTATTGATGTGCAAATCAAAATCATGGATTATACCGTGGTGGATTCGATTGCGCAGTCCGGCGATTATGACATGATTTTATCCAGCATAGTGACATCTAATACGGGGCAGCCCGTGTGGTTCCTGAAACAATATTGGGGGACCGGCAGTGAAAATAACGGTACGGGATTTTCCAATGCACGATTTGATGAACTCTTAGCCCTTGCTGAAAGCTCCGATGATCCGACGGTGCGCCGCAACGCAGTTATCAATGCACAACAATTGATGCTCGACAATAGCGTAGCCCTTTTTCTGGCGTATCCGAATATCAATGTGGTAGGGAATAATAAGATTGACGGTATCGCTATTTCTCCTGCTGAGTATTATATAATTACGAAAGATTTGAAACGAAAATGA